One genomic segment of Stigmatopora argus isolate UIUO_Sarg chromosome 1, RoL_Sarg_1.0, whole genome shotgun sequence includes these proteins:
- the amt gene encoding aminomethyltransferase, mitochondrial: MWTRLSVVAGPRQRATATVTMTAACALGASHRRDASSRAEATSKKTPLFDFHKAHGGKMVEFAGWSMPVQYKDSHVSSHMHTREHCAIFDVSHMLQTKVHGKDRIKFMESLVVADISELKDNQGTLSLFTNDKGGIIDDLIVTKTDQGYLYVVSNAGCADKDSAHMKTRLAEFKASRSDVDLEFLDEALIALQGPSMSQVLQQGIKEDLSKLTFMTSALATVFGVPGCRITRCGYTGEDGVEISVPKSKVVELTERLLAHSEVKLAGLGARDSLRLEAGLCLYGNDIDESTTPVEASLVWTIGKRRRQAKDFPGADIVVPQIKAKTTRKRIGLVSTGPPVRQHTPILSPDGKVIGEVTSGCPSPCLKKNVAMGYVDVAFAKNGTAIQVEVRKKAVDAVVSKMPFVQTNYYSV; the protein is encoded by the exons ATGTGGACTCGCTTGTCGGTCGTGGCCGGGCCTCGGCAGCGGGCGACGGCGACGGTGACGATGACTGCGGCGTGTGCGCTCGGAGCCTCGCATAGGCGAGACGCTTCATCAAGGGCAGAA GCCACCTCGAAGAAGACGCCCTTGTTTGATTTCCACAAGGCACATGGAGGAAAGATGGTAGAGTTTGCGGGCTGGAGTATGCCCGTGCAGTACAAAGACAGTCACGTCAGCTCTCACATGCACACCAGAGAACACTGTGCCATCTTCGACGTCAGTCACATGCTGCAG aCCAAAGTTCACGGCAAAGACAGGATCAAGTTCATGGAGTCTCTAGTGGTGGCGGATATTTCCGAACTCAAAGACAACCAG GGTACACTGTCGCTCTTTACCAATGACAAGGGAGGGATCATCGATGACCTCATTGTAACAAAAACAGATCAAGGTTACCTCTACGTAGTCTCCAACGCTGGCTGTGCAGACAAAGACTCTGCTCATATGAAG ACCAGACTGGCAGAGTTCAAGGCGTCAAGATCTGATGTGGATCTGGAATTCCTTGATGAAGCACTGATTGCACTGCAAG GACCGTCCATGTCCCAGGTGCTGCAACAGGGCATAAAGGAGGACCTCAGCAAACTGACCTTCATGACCTCTGCCCTGGCCACTGTCTTTGGCGTTCCTGGCTGCAGGATCACCCGATGTGGATACACTGGGGAGGATGGGGTCGAG ATCTCTGTTCCCAAGTCTAAAGTGGTGGAGCTGACCGAGAGGCTCCTGGCACACAGCGAGGTCAAGTTGGCTGGTTTGGGTGCCAGGGACAGCCTGCGACTGGAGGCGGGCCTTTGTCTCTATGGCAACGACATTGACGAGAGTACCACGCCCGTTGAGGCGTCTCTCGTTTGGACAATAG GAAAAAGACGTCGTCAAGCCAAGGACTTCCCGGGTGCCGACATCGTTGTCCCACAGATCAAGGCGAAGACCACCAGGAAGAGAATCGGCCTGGTGTCGACGGGGCCTCCCGTCAGACAGCACACACCCATACTCAGTCCTGATGGAAAGGTCATAG GCGAGGTGACCAGTGGCTGCCCTTCCCCTTGCCTGAAGAAAAATGTTGCCATGGGTTACGTGGACGTTGCTTTTGCAAAAAATGGGACGGCCATTCAGGTGGAGGTCAGGAAAAAAGCAGTGGACGCCGTCGTGAGCAAGATGCCTTTTGTCCAAACCAACTACTACTCTGTATAA
- the lamb2l gene encoding laminin subunit beta-1 codes for MTTMALCLILLMLASSLSGQDLPSSPHGCTDGSCYPATGNLLIGRAVNLSATSTCGLDGPEHYCIVSHLQESDKCFECNSQHPYDPNRDRNSHRIENVIYLMDSNGDNTWWQSANGEENVSIRLNLEAEFHFTHLIMKFKTFRPAAMIIERSADFGRTWRPYRYFASNCTKTFLGIPSNGLHNINDIICEERYSDIEPSTNGEVIYKVLDPAIHVKDPYSLDIQELLRITNLRINFTKLNTLGDDLLDRRSDVLQKYYYAIYELVVRGSCFCYGHASECAPVPGIDTRENGMIHGRCVCKHNTEGLNCERCQDFHHDQPWRPAEAENPHTCRECNCNGHSNQCHFDMAVYLATNNISGGVCDNCLHNTMGRNCEICKPFYYQDPNRDIRDPQVCVACDCDPVGSMEGGVCDSHTNPDMGMITGQCRCKANVKGLRCDDCKEGYFGLSQNDPLGCQPCNCDPRGIILMGAPCDQISGDCSCKRYVTGRFCNQCLPEFWGLSNDLAGCRQCDCDFGGAVNNRCMMENGQCECRSHLIGRQCSEVQPGYFCAPLDFYKYEAEGATGHSPIDAALPGKVRPQAETDCVQHLSNQLRRHRRHRRIANPQQHRAALRRIRQLQQTPDVRTVYREHTLSHTVTWTGPGFARVKDSAGLVFNLDNIPHAMEYDIMIRYEPESTEDWEAIVSITSVNLPSSLRCGNLLPTEQLYTVTLPHRSRYVQMPRPFCFEPNNHYVVAIRFQRHGVAHRHLTAFILIDSLVLIPKYTELPGFQANEIEGELRREEMIRYMCLDSFLITPMPALADVCSRLICSISAILHDGALPCQCDPQGSLSSECDRVGGQCRCKPNVMGQRCDQCAPGTYGFGANGCTACDCHSEGSLSHQCDPVTGQCQCRDGATGRQCSDCQAGQWGFPSCSPCQCNGHADSCDSQSGACTECRDYTAGLFCERCQDGFFGNPTLGSGEHCRPCSCPGSPGSDHFNGHSCQADQSSNVIICNCREGYAGPRCDQCAPGFYGNPEQIGGQCLPCECSGNIDTQDPESCDPRTGQCLKCLYYTDGPSCAQCQQGYYGSALTQNCKRCTCVTAGTVQSACSDGHCDCDRQNGACLCKENIIGSNCDQCAPDHWNFGQELGCEPCNCQSQHSLGTHCNMFSGQCHCRPGFGGKHCTECEQLHWGDPEVQCQECNCHPQGSEVVQCDRTTGACQCKEGAAGKRCDECARGFTGVFPECVQCHACFQLWDDIVCQLKRDLDHIQHTASKIVESGVTPGLGDARIRELEEKLKQVQDLLGNEDSERIHQLLGQSIDDLRAEIALTDGRLMGVARELNTTAEDDDALGQTLTEMERQLMDINATVASKQQQIEDYLTSGFADQFKKVKKYYQESSEAEQKCNASVSGPFSPVEQSKQMRSLTEDLLNSTQDKFFHDMAAQNKSLKELQDKAHMLDQEVHHLSDRVCGGHSNASANGSCEDSPCGGPGCRDNQGNHVCGGDECDGAASATLAALNLAKNATNTLDAANEELHNVAKKLQEIASLSQDVKNQALNTLTKAQKNKDNFENSNKKLKEFIKKIKDFLTEEGADPESIEKVALQVLSITLPVNKTTVDKMIMQIRDSLSNLTNVDEIINNTSQHINEAKHLVEKANEAKSRAETVKDAANATKMALDLSEKAIEKAKNALKETSDNLDGTRNATSEVDDRLTQLENKQMEVMMRLNNLSAEIEALRNKTEQNREMAKEAKALADNASLQTSSLDESLNDTERRYRELQEKVDSLGGGTQGLDSINQKAKEIKGEAEELLNKANKGMEQLKKLEKKFKNNEERMQQQRMELDELKENATSVRDVIRDQVQKYGSCS; via the exons ATGACAACCATGGCCTTGTGTCTAATACTCCTCATGCTGG CCTCAAGTCTGTCTGGACAAGACTTGCCATCAAGCCCGCATGGCTGCACGGATGGGAGCTGTTACCCCGCCACGGGAAACCTTTTGATTGGACGTGCTGTGAACCTCAGTGCTACCTCCACTTGTGGGCTAGACGGTCCGGAACACTACTGCATCGTCAGTCATCTCCAG GAGTCAGATAAATGTTTTGAGTGCAACTCCCAGCATCCGTATGACCCCAACCGAGACAGAAACAGCCACCGCATCGAGAACGTAATCTACCTCATGGACAGCAACGGAGACAACACATGGTGGCAGTCTGCTAACG GAGAGGAGAATGTCAGCATTCGACTAAACCTGGAGGCAGAATTCCACTTCACGCATCTCATTATGAAGTTCAAG ACATTCCGCCCTGCAGCTATGATTATTGAGCGTTCAGCTGATTTTGGACGAACATGGCGTCCCTACCGCTACTTTGCCTCCAACTGCACTAAAACTTTTCTGGGTATCCCCTCTAATGGCCTGCACAACATTAACGATATCATCTGCGAGGAACGTTACTCTGACATTGAGCCTTCCACCAATGGAGAG GTTATTTACAAAGTGTTGGATCCTGCTATTCATGTGAAAGATCCTTACAGCTTGGACATTCAAG AGCTCCTACGAATCACCAATCTGCGCATTAACTTCACAAAATTGAACACTCTGGGAGATGACCTCCTGGACAGACGCTCTGATGTCCTCCAAAAGTATTACTACGCCATCTATGAGCTGGTGGTCAGAGGAAGCTGCTTTTGTTATGGACACGCCTCCGAGTGCGCACCAGTACCAGGCATTGACACGCGGGAAAATGGCATG ATCCATGGTCGGTGTGTTTGCAAACACAACACAGAGGGCTTGAACTGTGAGCGCTGCCAAGATTTCCACCATGACCAGCCCTGGAGACCGGCTGAGGCTGAAAATCCACACACTTGCAGAG AGTGTAACTGCAACGGCCACTCAAACCAGTGTCATTTTGACATGGCCGTGTATTTGGCCACGAATAACATAAGCGGAGGTGTGTGTGACAACTGTCTGCATAACACCATGGGCCGCAATTGTGAGATCTGCAAACCTTTCTACTATCAAGACCCGAATAGGGATATTAGAGACCCACAGGTTTGTGTTG CCTGCGACTGCGACCCTGTGGGATCAATGGAGGGAGGTGTTTGCGACAGTCACACCAATCCGGACATGGGCATGATCACCGGACAGTGTCGCTGCAAAGCCAACGTCAAAGGCTTGCGCTGCGACGACTGCAAGGAGGGCTACTTTGGACTCAGCCAGAACGACCCACTGGGCTGTCAAC CTTGCAACTGTGATCCACGCGGGATCATTTTGATGGGAGCCCCATGTGACCAGATTAGCGGTGACTGCTCTTGTAAAAGATACGTCACCGGTCGCTTCTGCAACCAGTGTTTG CCTGAATTCTGGGGTCTCAGTAACGACCTTGCTGGTTGTAGACAATGCGACTGTGACTTTGGAGGAGCCGTCAATAATAG GTGCATGATGGAGAATGGACAGTGTGAATGCAGGAGTCATCTAATTGGTCGACAGTGCTCTGAAGTGCAGCCTGGCTATTTCTGCGCCCCGCTGGACTTCTACAAATACGAAGCCGAAGGAGCCACAGGACACTCACCCATCGACGCCGCTCTACCT GGCAAAGTTCGACCTCAAGCAGAGACAGACTGCGTTCAACACCTCAGCAACCAGCTCAGAAGACACAGACGTCACCGGCGCATCGCCAACCCACAACAACACCGCGCGGCATTGAGACGAATTCGCCAGCTTCAGCAGACA CCGGATGTGAGGACTGTTTATAGAGAGCACACCCTAAGTCACACAGTAACCTGGACTGGACCTGGTTTTGCTCGTGTCAAAGACAGTGCCGGCCTGGTGTTTAATCTTGACAACATTCCACATGCCATGGAGTACGACATCATGATCCGATATGAACCTGAG tccACAGAGGACTGGGAGGCCATAGTGAGTATAACATCTGTAAACCTGCCTTCTAGTCTCCGCTGCGGAAACCTTTTACCAACTGAGCAACTCTACACAGTCACCTTGCCGCACAGGAGCAG ATACGTTCAGATGCCGAGACCCTTTTGTTTTGAGCCTAACAATCATTACGTGGTCGCCATCCGTTTCCAGCGTCATGGAGTTGCACACAGGCATCTCACTGCCTTTATTCTCATTGATTCG TTGGTTCTGATCCCCAAATACACGGAACTTCCTGGTTTCCAAGCCAATGAGATTGAAGGAGAGCTGCGACGTGAGGAGATGATTCGCTACATGTGTTTGGATTCCTTTTTAATCACGCCAATGCCCGCCTTGGCCGATGTCTGCTCCAGGCTCATATGCAGTATTTCGGCAATCCTTCATGACGGCGCACTGC CCTGCCAGTGTGATCCTCAAGGCTCCCTCTCGAGCGAGTGTGACAGGGTTGGAGGTCAGTGCCGCTGTAAACCCAATGTGATGGGACAACGCTGTGACCAGTGTGCTCCAGGAACCTATGGCTTTGGAGCCAATGGTTGTACTG ccTGCGACTGCCATTCCGAGGGTTCACTGAGTCACCAATGTGACCCTGTTACTGGCCAGTGCCAGTGCCGTGATGGCGCCACTGGGCGCCAGTGCTCCGACTGCCAAGCCGGTCAGTGGGGTTTCCCGAGCTGCAGCCCCTGTCAGTGCAACGGCCACGCAGACAGCTGCGACTCCCAGTCTGGCGCGTGTACAGAATGCCGAGATTACACGGCCGGCCTTTTCTGCGAGCG GTGTCAGGATGGATTCTTCGGAAACCCTACGCTTGGCTCAGGGGAACACTGTCGCCCCTGCTCATGTCCTGGTAGTCCCGGTTCGGATCACTTCAACGGACACTCCTGCCAAGCTGACCAATCGTCCAACGTAATTATATGTAACTGCAGAGAAGGTTACGCTG GGCCTCGCTGTGATCAGTGTGCTCCCGGTTTCTACGGCAATCCAGAACAAATTGGCGGACAGTGCCTTCCATGCGAATGCAGTGGCAACATCGACACTCAAGACCCCGAGTCCTGCGACCCGAGGACAGGTCAATGCCTCAAGTGCCTGTACTACACGGACGGTCCGTCTTGTGCTCAATGTCAACAGGGATACTATGGCAGTGCTTTGACCCAAAACTGTAAAC GCTGCACCTGTGTGACTGCTGGTACCGTCCAGTCAGCATGCTCTGACGGACACTGTGACTGTGATCGCCAGAATGGTGCTTGCTTATGCAAGGAGAACATTATTGGCTCTAATTGCGACCAGTGTGCTCCTGACCATTGGAATTTTGGTCAGGAGCTAGGCTGTGAGCCCTGCAACTGCCAATCACAACATTCACTGGGAACTCACTGCAATATG TTCAGTGGCCAGTGCCATTGCCGCCCAGGCTTCGGAGGAAAACATTGCACAGAGTGTGAGCAGCTTCACTGGGGAGATCCGGAGGTACAATGTCAAG AGTGTAACTGCCATCCTCAGGGCTCAGAGGTGGTACAGTGTGACCGGACCACCGGAGCATGCCAGTGCAAGGAAGGCGCGGCAGGGAAGCGCTGTGACGAATGTGCACGGGGCTTCACTGGTGTTTTTCCTGAGTGCGTGCAGTGTCACGCCTGCTTCCAGTTGTGGGACGACATTGTGTGTCAGCTGAAGCGGGATCTGGATCACATTCAGCACACAGCCAGCAAGATCGTAGAGAGTGGAGTCACGCCGGGACTGGGAGATGCTCGTATTAGAGAGCTGGAGGAGAAGCTGAAGCAGGTTCAGGATCTCCTTGGTAATGAAGACAGTGAAAGAATCCACCAACTGCTTGGACAGAGCATTGATGATCTCAG GGCGGAGATTGCGTtgaccgacggacgtttgatgGGCGTCGCTCGAGAGCTCAACACAACAGCCGAAGATGACGATGCACTGGGACAGACGCTAACCGAGATGGAGAGACAGTTGATGGACATCAACGCCACAGTGGCTTCTAAACAGCAGCAAATAGAAGACTACCTAACTTCAGGATTTGCAG ATCAGTTCAAAAAGGTGAAGAAGTACTATCAGGAATCGTCAGAGGCAGAGCAGAAATGCAACGCCTCGGTGTCAGGTCCCTTCAGTCCTGTGGAACAGTCCAAGCAAATGCGTTCCCTCACTGAAGACCTGCTGAATTCTACTCAAGACAAGTTCTTCCATGACATGGCAGCTCAGAACAAATCTTTGAAGGAACTGCAGGACAAAGCCCATATGCTGGACCAAGAAGTCCACCACCTCAGTGACAGG GTGTGTGGGGGTCACAGTAATGCCAGTGCTAACGGCAGCTGCGAAGACAGTCCGTGTGGTGGCCCTGGTTGCCGCGACAACCAGGGCAACCATGTATGCGGAGGGGATGAATGTGACGGGGCGGCGAGCGCTACATTAGCCGCGTTAAACCTCGCCAAGAATGCCACTAACACCTTGGATGCTGCTAACGAGGAACTGCACAACGTGGCCAAGAAG CTCCAGGAAATAGCATCTTTGAGCCAAGATGTGAAGAATCAGGCTTTGAACACCCTGACAAAAGCGCAGAAGAACAAAGACAACTTTGAAAACTCAAACAAGAAGCTCAAAGAGTTCATCAAGAAGATCAAAGATTTCCTTACTG AGGAGGGAGCAGATCCAGAGAGCATCGAGAAGGTGGCCCTGCAGGTTTTGTCTATTACACTGCCGGTCAACAAGACCACGGTGGATAAAATGATCATGCAAATAAGGGACAGCCTTTCCAACCTCACCAACGTCGATGAGATCATCAACAATACCTCACAGCATATTAATGAAGCCAAACACCTTGTGGAAAAAGCTAATGAAGCAAA AAGTCGAGCTGAGACCGTGAAGGATGCAGCCAATGCGACAAAGATGGCGTTGGATCTCTCTGAGAAGGCCATCGAAAAAGCAAAAAACGCCCTGAAGGAGACTTCTGACAATCTGGATGGTACCAGGAATGCCACTTCTGAG GTTGATGACAGGTTAACGCAGTTAGAGAACAAGCAAATGGAGGTCATGATGCGCCTAAACAACCTCTCTGCAGAAATTGAGGCTCTGAGAAACAAAACCGAGCAGAACAGAGAAATGGCAAAAGAGGCTAAAGCTTTGGCGGACAACGCCTCACTCCAAACGTCATCGTTGGATGAG AGCCTCAACGACACAGAGAGGCGCTACCGCGAGCTGCAGGAAAAGGTGGATTCTCTTGGCGGCGGCACTCAAGGCCTGGATTCTATCAACCAGAAGGCTAAGGAGATCAAGGGAGAGGCGGAAGAGCTTCTCAACAAAGCCAACAAGGGCATGGAGCAGCTGAAGA AGCTGGAGAAGAAGTTCAAGAACAACGAGGAGCGGATGCAGCAGCAGCGCATGGAACTGGACGAGCTGAAGGAAAACGCCACTTCGGTGCGGGACGTCATCCGAGACCAAGTACAGAAGTACGGTAGCTGTTCATGA